The Cellulomonas wangleii genome includes a region encoding these proteins:
- a CDS encoding ABC transporter ATP-binding protein, whose amino-acid sequence MDVRDDTAIRVTDLHMAYGGRTVLDGIGFEVGAGEVVALLGPNGAGKTTTVEVVEGFRRRDGGDVTVLGTDPEHGDDAWRARIGVVLQSWRDHRRWRVRELLGHLAEAYQPYSRPGLARPRPVDDLLARVGLTDVAHQRMATLSGGQRRRFDIAVGLVGRPDLLILDEPTAGLDPAARREFHEIVHEVVDRDGTVVLLTTHDLAEAEVVADRILLLAGGHVVADGSPASVAREVAGPSEVRWSADGTRHVHSTHDPVAFTRELLARGGVDDLEVVRASLEDAYLQIVRRHEADTARHDLEVTR is encoded by the coding sequence ATGGACGTACGCGACGACACTGCCATCCGGGTCACCGACCTGCACATGGCGTACGGCGGGCGGACGGTGCTCGACGGGATCGGCTTCGAGGTCGGGGCCGGCGAGGTGGTCGCGCTGCTGGGCCCCAACGGCGCCGGCAAGACGACCACGGTCGAGGTCGTCGAGGGCTTCCGCCGTCGCGACGGCGGCGACGTGACCGTGCTCGGCACCGACCCCGAGCACGGCGACGACGCCTGGCGCGCCCGTATCGGCGTGGTGCTGCAGTCGTGGCGGGACCACCGCCGCTGGCGCGTGCGGGAGCTGCTCGGCCATCTCGCCGAGGCGTACCAGCCGTACTCACGGCCGGGGCTCGCGCGACCCCGACCCGTTGACGACCTGCTCGCCCGCGTGGGGCTCACGGACGTCGCCCACCAGCGGATGGCGACCCTGTCGGGCGGTCAGCGCCGCCGCTTCGACATCGCGGTCGGACTGGTCGGGCGCCCGGACCTGCTGATCCTCGACGAGCCGACCGCCGGCCTCGACCCCGCGGCGCGGCGCGAGTTCCACGAGATCGTGCACGAGGTGGTCGACCGCGACGGCACGGTCGTGCTGCTCACCACGCACGACCTCGCCGAGGCCGAGGTCGTCGCCGACCGGATCCTGCTGCTGGCGGGAGGGCACGTCGTCGCCGACGGCAGCCCTGCCTCCGTCGCCCGGGAGGTCGCCGGACCGTCGGAGGTGCGCTGGAGCGCTGACGGCACGCGGCACGTGCACAGCACGCACGACCCGGTGGCCTTCACGCGCGAGCTCCTCGCCCGCGGCGGGGTCGACGACCTCGAGGTCGTCCGCGCGAGCCTCGAGGACGCGTACCTGCAGATCGTCCGCCGGCACGAGGCCGACACGGCCCGCCACGACCTGGAGGTGACCCGATGA
- a CDS encoding VOC family protein gives MTTITPYLTVHDAHAAIDFYAAAFGAVEVGERYEEEGRVGFAALSIDGAPLFLSDEAHEYGAWAPATLGHATGAVALTVGDVDAAYARAVDAGATVDREPSDQGDERRGWLVDPFGHRWVISTPIGATQP, from the coding sequence ATGACGACCATCACGCCCTACCTGACCGTCCACGACGCGCACGCGGCGATCGACTTCTACGCGGCGGCGTTCGGCGCGGTCGAGGTCGGTGAGCGCTACGAGGAGGAAGGTCGCGTCGGGTTCGCCGCGCTCTCGATCGACGGCGCGCCGCTCTTCCTGTCCGACGAGGCGCACGAGTACGGCGCCTGGGCGCCCGCGACGCTCGGGCACGCGACGGGGGCGGTCGCGCTCACCGTGGGTGACGTCGACGCCGCGTACGCGCGGGCCGTCGACGCCGGGGCGACCGTCGACCGCGAGCCGAGCGACCAGGGGGACGAGCGACGGGGGTGGCTGGTCGACCCGTTCGGTCACCGGTGGGTGATCTCCACACCGATCGGCGCAACTCAGCCGTAG
- a CDS encoding alpha/beta fold hydrolase: protein MTTATDGDTPAATPFEDLDDYIALPRLSGLALSPDGTRLVTAVQTLDAKRTAYVTALWEVDPTGERPARRLTRSAKSEASAAFTPGGDLLFTSARPDPDATDAADDPKPALWLLPADGAEARVIADRAAGVGGVRAATAAPAVLVVSDVLPSAADDETDERLRKERKDKKVAAILHTGYPVRYWDHDLGPGSPHAFVATLTDDVAAPLAGQRDPRLALADVTPDADVALREESPTLSPDGRTVVTAWHRPGARGVLRMQLVAIDVQTRERRVLVDDADGDLAHPVVSPDGRWVAYVRETISTPHRAPSVQLWVVPLEGGEARHVAAAWDRWPTDLVWLPSSDAMLVTADDDGRGPVFHVDLGTDAVTRLTSDDATFANVQVAPDGRTAYALRTSYLAPAHPVRIDLAAALADGPVAAEPLRSPAADVPLPGRLEEVVTTAADGTRVRSWLALPDGAGADAKAPLLLWIHGGPLGSWNAWSWRWNPWLLVAQGYAVLLPDPALSTGYGQDFIQRGWGAWGKAPYTDLMAATDAALQRDDVDPERTAAMGGSFGGYMANWVAGHTDRFRAIVTHASLWALDQFGPTTDASYYWAREMTPEMALENSPHRFVGDIVTPMLVIHGDKDYRVPIGEGLRLWYELLAASGLPADEEGRTPHRFLYFPDENHWILTPQHAKVWYGAVEAFLAEHVLGRTGDDAVAYPEVLG, encoded by the coding sequence ATGACGACTGCCACCGACGGCGACACCCCTGCCGCCACCCCCTTCGAGGACCTCGACGACTACATCGCGCTGCCGCGCCTGTCCGGCCTGGCGCTCTCGCCCGACGGCACCCGGCTGGTCACGGCCGTGCAGACGCTCGACGCCAAGCGCACCGCGTACGTGACCGCGCTGTGGGAGGTCGACCCCACGGGCGAGCGTCCTGCGCGCCGCCTGACGCGCTCCGCCAAGAGCGAGGCCTCCGCGGCCTTCACGCCGGGCGGGGACCTGCTGTTCACCAGCGCGCGCCCCGACCCCGACGCCACCGACGCGGCCGACGACCCGAAGCCCGCCCTGTGGCTGCTGCCCGCCGACGGCGCCGAGGCGCGCGTGATCGCCGACCGCGCGGCCGGCGTCGGCGGGGTCCGAGCCGCCACCGCTGCCCCCGCGGTGCTCGTCGTGTCCGACGTGCTGCCCTCCGCCGCCGACGACGAGACCGACGAGCGGCTGCGCAAGGAGCGCAAGGACAAGAAGGTCGCCGCGATCCTCCACACCGGCTACCCGGTGCGGTACTGGGACCACGACCTGGGCCCCGGCTCGCCGCACGCCTTCGTCGCGACGCTCACCGACGACGTCGCGGCCCCGCTCGCCGGGCAGCGCGACCCGCGCCTCGCGCTCGCGGACGTCACGCCCGACGCGGACGTGGCCCTGCGTGAGGAGTCGCCGACGCTCAGCCCGGACGGCCGCACGGTCGTGACCGCGTGGCACCGCCCGGGCGCGCGTGGCGTCCTGCGGATGCAGCTCGTGGCGATCGACGTCCAGACGCGCGAGCGCCGCGTGCTCGTCGACGACGCGGACGGCGACCTCGCGCACCCCGTCGTGTCGCCCGACGGCCGGTGGGTGGCCTACGTGCGCGAGACGATCTCGACGCCGCACCGGGCGCCGTCCGTCCAGCTGTGGGTCGTGCCGCTCGAGGGCGGCGAGGCGCGCCACGTCGCTGCTGCGTGGGACCGCTGGCCGACCGACCTGGTGTGGCTGCCGTCGTCGGACGCGATGCTCGTCACCGCCGACGACGACGGGCGCGGTCCCGTCTTCCACGTCGACCTGGGGACCGATGCGGTCACGCGTCTGACCAGCGACGACGCCACCTTCGCGAACGTGCAGGTGGCGCCCGACGGCCGGACGGCGTACGCGCTGCGCACGTCGTACCTCGCCCCCGCGCACCCGGTGCGGATCGACCTCGCCGCCGCGCTCGCGGACGGGCCCGTCGCTGCCGAGCCGCTGCGCTCGCCCGCGGCCGACGTCCCGCTCCCGGGCCGTCTGGAGGAGGTCGTCACCACCGCCGCCGACGGCACCCGCGTGCGCTCGTGGCTCGCGCTGCCCGACGGCGCCGGCGCGGACGCGAAGGCGCCGCTGCTGCTGTGGATCCACGGCGGCCCGCTCGGGTCGTGGAACGCGTGGTCGTGGCGCTGGAACCCGTGGCTGCTGGTCGCGCAGGGCTACGCCGTGCTGCTGCCCGACCCCGCGCTGTCCACCGGCTACGGCCAGGACTTCATCCAGCGCGGCTGGGGCGCGTGGGGCAAGGCGCCGTACACCGACCTCATGGCCGCCACCGACGCCGCGCTGCAGCGCGACGACGTGGACCCCGAGCGGACCGCCGCGATGGGCGGGTCGTTCGGCGGCTACATGGCCAACTGGGTCGCCGGGCACACGGACCGCTTCCGCGCGATCGTCACGCACGCGAGCCTGTGGGCCCTCGACCAGTTCGGCCCGACCACCGACGCGTCCTACTACTGGGCGCGTGAGATGACGCCCGAGATGGCGCTGGAGAACTCGCCGCACCGGTTCGTCGGCGACATCGTCACCCCGATGCTCGTCATCCACGGCGACAAGGACTACCGCGTGCCGATCGGCGAGGGCCTGCGCCTCTGGTACGAGCTGCTCGCGGCGTCCGGCCTGCCCGCGGACGAGGAGGGGCGCACCCCGCACCGGTTCCTGTACTTCCCGGACGAGAACCACTGGATCCTCACGCCGCAGCACGCGAAGGTCTGGTACGGCGCCGTCGAGGCGTTCCTCGCCGAGCACGTGCTGGGGCGCACGGGCGACGACGCGGTGGCCTACCCCGAGGTGCTCGGCTGA